In Blastopirellula sp. J2-11, a single genomic region encodes these proteins:
- a CDS encoding DEAD/DEAH box helicase has product MADINYADMALSVEMKAALEAARYIQPSPIQAAIIPLALEGKDVLGQARTGTGKTAAFGIPIIERLEHGPNSRNPQALILTPTRELAVQVRDEIAKLTHGQRINVVAVYGGKPLRSQMEKLKRAPHIVVGTPGRVIDLMTRRALQLEMLRTVVLDEADRMLDIGFRPDIEKILRRCPEERQTLLLSATVPPTIEKLAQRYMRDPEKVDFSPTNISAETIEQRYFTVDHSKKFDMLVELLKREQPQKAIVFCRTKRGTERITQRLSKKTKLVHCIHGDMQQGARNRALSDFKASRFRVLVATDVVGRGIDISDVSHIINYDIPEFSDDYVHRVGRTGRMGKEGIAFTFVTPEEGNELTRIEVRIDKLLIRDELPGFAPYERTDVDTGPGPAATAIGPDGQKEVGMVTEEPKAEPPKSLKSRAKRYRRAL; this is encoded by the coding sequence ATGGCTGATATCAACTACGCCGACATGGCTCTGTCGGTGGAAATGAAGGCCGCGCTCGAAGCGGCTCGCTATATCCAACCCTCGCCGATTCAGGCCGCGATCATTCCCTTGGCTCTCGAGGGAAAAGATGTGCTCGGCCAGGCTCGCACCGGCACCGGAAAGACCGCCGCGTTCGGCATTCCGATTATCGAACGACTGGAGCACGGCCCCAATTCTCGCAACCCCCAAGCGTTGATCCTGACGCCGACTCGCGAGTTAGCCGTCCAGGTCCGTGACGAAATCGCCAAGTTGACCCATGGGCAACGAATCAACGTGGTCGCGGTCTACGGCGGCAAACCGCTTCGCTCGCAAATGGAAAAACTGAAGCGGGCTCCCCACATCGTGGTTGGCACTCCCGGCCGCGTAATTGACCTGATGACCCGCCGAGCGCTCCAGTTGGAGATGCTGCGGACTGTCGTCCTGGACGAAGCGGACCGAATGCTCGATATCGGCTTTCGCCCTGATATCGAAAAGATTTTGCGTCGCTGCCCGGAAGAACGCCAAACGCTGTTGTTGAGCGCTACCGTGCCGCCGACAATCGAAAAGCTGGCCCAGCGGTATATGCGCGATCCCGAGAAGGTCGACTTTTCGCCGACCAATATCTCGGCCGAGACGATCGAGCAGCGCTACTTTACCGTCGACCACTCGAAGAAGTTCGACATGCTGGTCGAACTGCTCAAACGCGAACAGCCGCAAAAAGCGATCGTCTTTTGCCGAACCAAGCGGGGAACCGAGCGGATCACGCAACGGCTGTCCAAAAAGACCAAGCTGGTCCATTGCATCCATGGCGACATGCAGCAAGGCGCTCGCAACCGGGCTCTGTCTGATTTCAAAGCGAGTAGATTTCGAGTGCTGGTTGCGACCGATGTCGTGGGCCGCGGCATCGATATCTCGGACGTGTCGCACATCATCAACTACGACATTCCTGAATTCTCGGACGATTACGTCCACCGCGTCGGCCGCACCGGCCGCATGGGCAAAGAAGGAATCGCGTTCACCTTTGTCACGCCGGAAGAGGGGAATGAGCTAACGCGCATCGAAGTCCGGATCGACAAGCTGCTGATCCGCGACGAGTTGCCGGGCTTCGCTCCCTATGAACGAACCGATGTCGACACCGGACCTGGTCCGGCCGCGACGGCAATTGGTCCCGACGGGCAGAAAGAAGTCGGCATGGTGACCGAAGAGCCGAAAGCGGAACCTCCCAAAAGTCTGAAAAGCCGCGCCAAACGGTACCGTCGGGCCTTGTAG